The Streptomyces sp. NBC_01689 genome includes a window with the following:
- a CDS encoding aldo/keto reductase, whose protein sequence is MSIKSLLPGSLGFGTAPLGNMFRAIPEEEAAATVEAAWAQGVRYFDTAPFYGAGLSEIRLGDVLAGHPRDEFVLSTKVGRVILDEAEDPSARDLGEKGGLFAHGRPNKMVNDYSADATLRSVEDSLKRLRTDRLDIVWVHDVAQDFYGDEWLAAYESARTGAFRVLQRLRDEGVIKAWGLGVNRVEPLELTLDLDEPKPDAFLLAGRYTLLDHERALQRLLPAAAAQDVDIVVGGPYSSGILAGGTHFEYQKAPAHIVEKVERIKALAERHGVGVKAAALQFALAHPAAVAAIPGATRPERIAEDIAALTERIPAAFWADLRAERLVAEDAPVPAAS, encoded by the coding sequence ATGAGCATCAAGTCCCTCCTGCCCGGCTCGCTCGGCTTCGGCACCGCGCCGCTCGGCAACATGTTCCGCGCCATCCCGGAAGAGGAAGCGGCGGCCACCGTGGAGGCCGCCTGGGCCCAGGGCGTCCGCTACTTCGACACCGCGCCCTTCTACGGCGCCGGGCTCTCGGAGATCCGGCTCGGTGACGTGCTGGCCGGGCACCCCCGCGACGAGTTCGTGCTGAGCACCAAGGTCGGCCGGGTCATCCTGGACGAGGCCGAGGACCCGTCCGCCCGCGACCTCGGCGAGAAGGGCGGCCTCTTCGCACACGGCCGTCCGAACAAGATGGTCAACGACTACTCGGCCGACGCCACGCTCCGCTCCGTCGAGGACAGCCTGAAGCGGCTGCGGACGGACCGCCTCGACATCGTGTGGGTGCACGACGTCGCGCAGGACTTCTACGGGGACGAGTGGCTGGCGGCCTACGAGAGCGCGCGCACGGGTGCCTTCCGTGTGCTGCAGAGGCTGCGCGACGAAGGCGTCATCAAGGCGTGGGGGCTGGGCGTGAACCGGGTGGAACCCCTGGAGCTCACCCTCGACCTGGACGAGCCGAAGCCCGACGCCTTCCTTCTCGCGGGCCGGTACACCCTGCTCGACCACGAGCGGGCCCTGCAGCGGCTGCTGCCCGCCGCCGCGGCCCAGGACGTCGACATCGTGGTCGGCGGCCCGTACAGCTCGGGCATCCTCGCCGGAGGCACGCACTTCGAGTACCAGAAGGCGCCCGCGCACATCGTCGAGAAGGTGGAGCGCATCAAGGCGCTGGCCGAGCGGCACGGCGTGGGCGTCAAGGCCGCCGCGCTGCAGTTCGCCCTCGCCCACCCGGCGGCCGTGGCCGCGATCCCCGGCGCGACGCGGCCCGAGCGCATCGCGGAGGACATCGCCGCGCTCACCGAACGGATTCCCGCCGCGTTCTGGGCGGATCTGCGTGCGGAGCGGCTGGTGGCCGAGGACGCTCCGGTGCCCGCCGCCTCCTGA
- a CDS encoding SRPBCC family protein: protein MATTTASLDVPASPDRVWQLIGGFGSLPDWLPYIPTSELGEGGRVRTLTSEEGGVIVERLEAFDQRARTYSYSILRAPFPVTGYVSTLTVHETGRRDSARVEWSGSFTPDGTGDAEAVALFHGIYTDGLAALHRTLTSAAG, encoded by the coding sequence GTGGCCACGACCACCGCGTCCCTCGACGTCCCCGCCTCACCCGACCGCGTCTGGCAGCTCATCGGCGGCTTCGGCTCACTGCCCGACTGGTTGCCGTACATCCCGACCAGCGAACTCGGCGAGGGCGGCCGCGTCCGTACGCTGACGAGCGAGGAGGGCGGCGTGATAGTCGAACGCCTCGAAGCCTTCGACCAGCGGGCCCGCACCTACAGCTACTCCATCCTGCGGGCGCCCTTCCCCGTCACCGGCTACGTCTCGACGCTCACGGTGCACGAGACCGGCCGCCGGGACAGCGCCCGCGTGGAGTGGTCCGGCAGCTTCACGCCCGACGGCACGGGCGACGCCGAGGCGGTCGCCCTGTTCCACGGCATCTACACGGACGGCCTGGCCGCGCTGCACCGCACCCTGACGTCCGCCGCGGGCTGA
- a CDS encoding hydrophobic protein has product MIPLLLVLLLALVLFGAGFALKALWIVAVIVLAVWLLGFVMRSAGTGGGRGRWYRW; this is encoded by the coding sequence ATGATTCCCCTGCTGCTCGTACTTCTGCTCGCCCTGGTCCTCTTCGGTGCCGGGTTCGCCCTGAAGGCCCTGTGGATCGTGGCCGTGATCGTGCTCGCCGTATGGCTGCTCGGCTTCGTCATGCGCTCCGCCGGGACCGGTGGCGGACGTGGCCGCTGGTACCGCTGGTAG
- a CDS encoding diacylglycerol kinase family protein: MPTAVPERPAGLSRAPSVEAGSGRPATLPRGLGRTGARIAVLTLCQAGLLVGLGLLITGPARHLWPLTVEDRLDEAFERGRTGTLTTLSFIGSEAGNTLTVITLTLAACLVLVLMPRLPMWRQAAFLAVAVSLQALVFLTITLSVDRHRPDVDRLDASPPTSSYTSGHTGAATALYAGLAVVVLSRGRGPWRRVVGVLLLLVPLLVGVARLYRGMHHPSDVVGGLVNGGLSLLIVGRALLTDRTVTAPPREDPPPATEATGAERHHGTTAVIFNPTVTDEATRVSLRRVLDHHGHRAPVFIETTRDDPGGGQAARAVRDGATLVVVCGGDGTVRTVADALAGSGVPLAVVPCGTGNLLARNLGLPLSPAEALEAALRGTSHRLDLGHIEGDGLPATHFAAMSGAGLDAAMIEHTDDRAKSAVGWPAYLLAGVSTLRTPRMGLTLRLDDAPALRRTARMVLVANVGTVQGGLTLLPSARPDDGHLDLLVLDPRGPGGWLRAIGTLLRGRSRTHRPGTVHTLATPDGDRKGVPVEFFTFRRAELAFDAPQSRELDGDPVGRGRRLTAEVRPGALTVLLPSREK, from the coding sequence ATGCCGACCGCCGTGCCGGAAAGACCTGCCGGACTGTCCCGTGCCCCGTCGGTGGAGGCCGGCTCCGGCAGGCCGGCGACCCTGCCCCGGGGCCTCGGACGGACCGGCGCGCGGATCGCCGTACTGACGCTGTGCCAGGCCGGGTTGCTGGTGGGCCTCGGGCTCCTGATCACCGGCCCGGCGCGCCACCTGTGGCCGTTGACGGTCGAGGACCGCCTCGACGAGGCCTTCGAGCGGGGCCGCACCGGCACGCTCACCACCCTGTCCTTCATCGGTTCGGAGGCCGGCAACACGCTGACGGTCATCACCCTCACCCTGGCGGCATGCCTGGTACTGGTCCTGATGCCCCGTCTGCCGATGTGGCGGCAGGCGGCCTTCCTCGCCGTCGCCGTCTCCCTCCAGGCGCTGGTCTTCCTGACCATCACCCTGTCGGTGGACCGCCACCGGCCGGACGTGGACCGCCTCGACGCCTCCCCGCCCACGTCCAGTTACACCTCCGGCCACACCGGCGCCGCCACCGCCCTGTACGCGGGCCTCGCCGTGGTGGTGCTCTCCCGCGGCCGTGGCCCCTGGCGCCGCGTCGTGGGCGTGCTGCTGCTCCTCGTACCGCTGCTGGTGGGCGTCGCCCGCCTCTACCGCGGCATGCACCACCCCTCGGACGTCGTGGGCGGACTCGTCAACGGCGGCCTGTCCCTGCTGATCGTCGGACGCGCCCTGCTGACCGACCGGACCGTGACGGCGCCGCCCAGGGAGGATCCGCCGCCCGCGACCGAGGCCACCGGCGCCGAACGGCACCACGGCACCACGGCCGTGATCTTCAACCCGACGGTGACCGACGAGGCCACCCGGGTGTCCCTGCGCCGGGTCCTCGACCACCACGGCCACCGCGCGCCGGTGTTCATCGAGACCACCCGCGACGACCCGGGCGGCGGACAGGCGGCCCGCGCGGTCCGCGACGGCGCGACGCTGGTCGTGGTCTGCGGCGGGGACGGCACCGTGCGGACGGTGGCCGACGCCCTGGCCGGCAGCGGGGTCCCGCTCGCCGTCGTACCCTGCGGCACCGGCAACCTGCTGGCCCGCAACCTCGGCCTGCCGCTCTCCCCCGCCGAGGCCCTGGAGGCCGCGCTGCGCGGCACGTCGCACCGGCTGGACCTCGGGCACATCGAGGGCGACGGCCTCCCCGCCACCCACTTCGCCGCGATGTCCGGGGCCGGGCTGGACGCCGCGATGATCGAGCACACCGACGACCGCGCCAAGTCGGCCGTGGGCTGGCCCGCCTACCTGCTGGCGGGTGTCAGCACCCTGCGCACCCCCCGCATGGGTCTGACCCTCCGGCTCGACGACGCGCCCGCCCTGCGCCGTACCGCCCGCATGGTCCTCGTCGCCAATGTCGGCACGGTCCAGGGCGGGTTGACCCTCCTGCCGTCCGCCCGCCCCGACGACGGTCACCTCGATCTCCTGGTCCTCGACCCACGGGGTCCCGGCGGCTGGCTGCGCGCGATCGGCACGCTGCTGCGCGGCCGGTCCCGGACGCACCGGCCCGGCACCGTCCACACCCTCGCCACCCCGGACGGCGACCGGAAGGGCGTACCGGTGGAGTTCTTCACCTTCCGGCGGGCCGAACTCGCCTTCGACGCACCGCAGTCCCGCGAACTCGACGGAGACCCGGTCGGCCGTGGCCGCCGGCTGACCGCCGAGGTCAGGCCCGGCGCCCTGACCGTGCTGCTGCCGTCCCGGGAGAAGTGA
- a CDS encoding YihY/virulence factor BrkB family protein, giving the protein MGTATRVPETRDMTGEELSADEALASLRRYGRWPLLRDSFVRFRYADGFSHSRALALQTVLAVIPLAIAFVGLSTALHSEDIGRFAELTIHRIAAGPSAEVVDDALRRSRHTAGDGAEVALWFGLVFSLVNVTTAMCQIERGANRIYGNERDRPFHRKYLRGLVMSLSAGIPLGLGFVVMVAGGDLASAAVTVYGLDGAARTAWEIIRWPVGFLLALISASAIFRRSPRRQQPGYTWLAFGATVYLVLWTLLTWLLSLYLGISGSFDTIYGPLSAFMSLLLWAYLTSIALFLGLAFAAQLEASRALRPGPIHPDPGV; this is encoded by the coding sequence ATGGGTACCGCCACCAGGGTCCCCGAGACCCGTGACATGACCGGTGAGGAGCTGTCCGCGGACGAGGCGCTCGCGTCGCTGCGCCGGTACGGCCGCTGGCCGCTGCTGCGTGACTCCTTCGTCCGGTTCCGCTACGCGGACGGCTTCAGCCACTCCCGGGCGCTCGCCCTGCAGACGGTGCTGGCCGTGATCCCGCTGGCGATCGCGTTCGTCGGACTCTCCACGGCGCTGCACTCGGAGGACATCGGCAGATTCGCCGAGCTGACGATCCACCGGATCGCCGCGGGTCCGAGCGCCGAGGTGGTGGACGACGCGCTGCGGCGCAGCCGGCACACGGCGGGCGACGGCGCGGAGGTCGCCCTCTGGTTCGGTCTGGTCTTCTCCCTGGTCAACGTCACGACGGCGATGTGCCAGATCGAGCGCGGCGCCAACCGGATCTACGGGAACGAGCGGGACCGCCCCTTCCACCGCAAGTACCTGCGCGGCCTGGTGATGTCGCTCAGCGCCGGGATCCCGCTGGGGCTCGGGTTCGTCGTCATGGTGGCCGGCGGCGACCTGGCCTCCGCCGCGGTGACGGTGTACGGACTGGACGGCGCGGCCAGAACCGCCTGGGAGATCATCCGGTGGCCGGTCGGCTTCCTGCTCGCGCTCATCTCCGCCAGCGCGATCTTCCGCCGCTCGCCGCGCAGACAGCAGCCCGGGTACACCTGGCTGGCCTTCGGCGCCACCGTCTACCTCGTGCTGTGGACCCTGCTGACCTGGCTGCTGAGCCTCTACCTCGGGATCAGCGGGTCCTTCGACACGATCTACGGGCCGCTCAGCGCGTTCATGTCGCTGCTGCTCTGGGCCTATCTGACCTCCATCGCCCTGTTCCTCGGACTGGCGTTCGCCGCGCAGCTGGAGGCGTCCCGGGCGCTGCGGCCCGGTCCGATCCATCCCGACCCTGGAGTGTGA
- a CDS encoding phosphatase PAP2 family protein, which translates to MPVRTVALRLRDRRRRAADRRFGVRLLGSAAVAAVAAVPFGILLVLLEGRWEPLRRLDSGTARRLHGTALEHPAWTGTLRFLSDRVWDPVTLRSAVALLTLWLLYRRAWRLAAWSAVTAVAGGLIGLLVKTVVERARPSLADPVAHAPGFSFPSGHAMTATTSFAVLLLVLLPLVPRAWRPPVWCLAVVSVLGVGFTRVALGVHWFSDVVGGWLLGLAVVALTAWAFEAWRVDAGRGHTGLRGGLEPELTGAHPEPGPAGREVSH; encoded by the coding sequence ATGCCGGTGCGCACCGTCGCCCTTCGCCTGCGTGACCGGCGGCGCCGGGCGGCAGACCGGAGATTCGGGGTCCGGCTGCTCGGATCGGCGGCCGTCGCCGCGGTCGCCGCCGTCCCCTTCGGGATCCTGCTCGTCCTCCTGGAGGGCCGGTGGGAGCCGCTGCGCCGGCTGGACTCCGGCACGGCGCGGCGGCTGCACGGGACGGCGCTGGAGCATCCCGCCTGGACGGGCACCCTGCGCTTCCTCTCCGACCGGGTGTGGGATCCCGTCACCCTGCGCTCGGCCGTCGCGCTGCTCACGCTCTGGCTGCTGTACCGCAGGGCGTGGCGGCTGGCGGCCTGGTCCGCCGTGACGGCCGTGGCCGGCGGCCTGATCGGACTGCTCGTCAAGACGGTGGTCGAGCGGGCCAGGCCGTCCCTGGCGGACCCGGTCGCGCACGCCCCGGGGTTCTCCTTCCCGTCCGGGCACGCGATGACGGCCACCACCTCGTTCGCGGTGCTGCTGCTCGTCCTCCTCCCCCTGGTCCCGCGCGCCTGGCGGCCCCCGGTCTGGTGCCTGGCCGTCGTCTCGGTGCTCGGTGTCGGCTTCACCCGTGTCGCGCTCGGCGTGCACTGGTTCAGTGACGTGGTGGGCGGCTGGCTGCTGGGGCTCGCGGTCGTCGCCCTGACGGCCTGGGCCTTCGAGGCCTGGCGGGTCGACGCGGGCCGCGGACACACCGGGCTGAGGGGCGGTCTGGAGCCGGAACTCACCGGCGCCCACCCGGAACCGGGTCCGGCCGGCCGTGAGGTGTCGCACTGA
- a CDS encoding S8 family peptidase has protein sequence MAWMRLSAAVSTVLVATIGGVSPVSAGTSADGTSRITPGDRTVTATVRLLTGDRVTVTTLPGGRHTASVRPGPGREDIAFRTLEGDDKALTVVPSDAQALVNAGTLDRRLFDVTALIAQGYDESHASALPLIVSSGPTADGARSTARATRAAAGTADRLAALGTSASPVRDLASIGARSLSIADDDLATFWKTLNTGATSDAARAAVTPKVSLDGRVEAVLDRSTAQINAPTAWKAGYEGQGVKVAILDTGVDANHPDLAGRVADAKDFSGSTSTNDAFGHGTHVASIVGGTGAASGGTRRGVAPRADLLIGKVLGDDGYGSESSVIDGMEWAAAQHAKVVNMSLGSGTPTDGTDSMSEAVDALTASTGTLFVVAAGNEGPNPTTVSSPGAADAALTVGAVDRDDSLASFSSRGPRLGDAAVKPDVTAPGVGIVAARAAGTTMGTPVDADYTSASGTSMATPHVAGAVALLAQQHPGWGAQQLKDALISTAHEVPGTKVTEQGGGRIDLATAMGPVTATGSLTLPPVQVGATKKLQQAATVRYTNTGDHAVTLTLAASLATTTGRVLPAGVVGVGSGTVQVAAGATADVPLSLDGAKATRGKYYGHVTATSADGTVLTHTTVSLNAHGALHKLTVIARDRDGKIMEGAAPTIWGADGFVDYTSLEPAVAEVEEGTYQVSFNTIDKAADGEELREVVDPEVKVTKDTSVTLSAADTVQVQIRTPRPAEQRGVLSYQTYRKIDGNGLIQGVMYFDVARRIYVSPTARVTDGDFEFASRWQMVAPQLRAKVPGSSLGFTPYYVDASPAFDDKGARLTAVDAGAGTAADLRAAHVRGKLAVVRWDFSDDRALARAAADAGAKALMLVMEDGFYPWTRWSPTGDRMALPTMRAGAAEGTALLKRAKSRSTTVEFTGTVHSPYLYDVMQVSKGSVPKSLVHTVSERESAVVRSTYTRTGATSWAGEQRFGWRPYQDTAWNQYTRYVPTGGERVEYVTGGDTQWRQTVRHNVVGDPDMPLLAGMSDLPRTYRPGEHVTERWFGAVVRPAIPRGAAWQSVRNGDTLSVYVPEFSDSGTGHWAFGEIPSGGVGSGIRAGSPSAAADDLPDTATAELYRNGKRIAASDNGAWGDIEVPAGDAAYRLDLATARVSDDWDFATGTRTSWAFRSGTAATTAMLPLLQVDYSVPVDARNAVGRGRTHRLGLTVRMQDGMKAPSGVTLKAETSYDGGRTWTTASTTREGGGFSATVTRPARVHGDAYVTLRVTARDAAGDTVRQTVDRAYLHPGDR, from the coding sequence ATGGCATGGATGCGCCTGTCGGCGGCTGTATCGACCGTTCTGGTGGCGACCATCGGGGGTGTGTCACCCGTCTCGGCCGGTACGAGCGCGGACGGAACGTCGCGTATCACCCCCGGCGACAGGACGGTCACCGCCACCGTGCGGCTGCTCACCGGCGACCGGGTGACCGTGACCACGCTGCCCGGCGGACGCCACACCGCGTCGGTGCGGCCCGGACCGGGGCGCGAGGACATCGCCTTCCGCACCCTCGAAGGAGACGACAAGGCGCTCACGGTGGTGCCGTCCGACGCCCAGGCACTGGTGAACGCGGGCACGCTCGACCGTCGGCTCTTCGACGTGACGGCCCTCATCGCCCAGGGCTACGACGAGTCCCACGCCTCCGCCCTCCCGCTGATCGTCTCCTCCGGGCCGACGGCGGACGGAGCCAGGAGCACCGCTCGCGCGACCCGCGCCGCCGCCGGCACCGCCGACCGGCTGGCCGCCCTCGGCACCTCCGCGTCGCCGGTCCGTGACCTCGCGAGCATCGGCGCGCGCTCGCTGAGCATCGCCGACGACGACCTGGCCACCTTCTGGAAGACCCTGAACACCGGCGCCACGTCCGACGCCGCTCGTGCCGCGGTCACCCCGAAGGTCTCCCTGGACGGCAGGGTCGAGGCCGTGCTGGACCGCAGCACCGCGCAGATCAACGCCCCGACCGCCTGGAAGGCGGGCTACGAGGGCCAGGGCGTCAAGGTCGCGATCCTCGACACCGGCGTCGACGCGAACCACCCGGACCTGGCGGGTCGCGTCGCGGACGCCAAGGACTTCTCCGGCAGCACGAGCACGAACGACGCCTTCGGGCACGGCACGCACGTCGCCTCGATCGTCGGCGGTACGGGCGCCGCGTCCGGCGGGACCCGGCGCGGGGTCGCGCCCCGCGCCGACCTGCTGATCGGCAAAGTGCTGGGCGACGACGGCTACGGCAGCGAGTCGTCCGTCATCGACGGCATGGAATGGGCCGCCGCCCAGCACGCCAAGGTCGTCAACATGAGCCTCGGTTCGGGCACGCCCACCGACGGCACCGACTCGATGAGCGAGGCCGTCGACGCCCTGACCGCGTCGACCGGCACCCTCTTCGTCGTCGCCGCGGGCAACGAGGGGCCCAACCCCACCACGGTCAGCTCGCCGGGCGCGGCCGACGCCGCGCTGACCGTCGGCGCCGTCGACCGCGACGACTCCCTCGCCTCCTTCTCCAGCCGCGGCCCGCGCCTGGGCGACGCGGCCGTCAAGCCCGACGTGACCGCCCCCGGCGTCGGCATCGTCGCCGCCCGCGCCGCCGGCACCACGATGGGCACCCCGGTCGACGCCGACTACACGTCCGCGTCCGGTACGTCGATGGCCACCCCGCACGTCGCCGGAGCCGTCGCGCTGCTGGCCCAGCAGCACCCCGGCTGGGGCGCGCAGCAGCTCAAGGACGCCCTGATCAGCACCGCGCACGAGGTGCCCGGCACCAAGGTGACCGAACAGGGCGGCGGCCGTATCGACCTGGCCACCGCCATGGGCCCGGTCACGGCCACCGGTTCCCTCACCCTCCCCCCGGTCCAGGTCGGCGCCACCAAGAAGCTCCAGCAGGCCGCCACCGTCCGCTACACCAACACCGGTGACCACGCGGTCACGCTCACGCTGGCCGCCTCCCTCGCCACCACCACGGGACGCGTCCTGCCGGCCGGCGTGGTCGGTGTCGGCAGCGGCACGGTGCAGGTGGCGGCGGGCGCCACGGCCGACGTGCCGCTGAGCCTCGACGGCGCCAAGGCCACCCGGGGCAAGTACTACGGTCACGTCACCGCCACCTCCGCCGACGGCACCGTGCTCACCCACACCACCGTGTCCCTGAACGCGCACGGCGCGCTGCACAAGCTCACCGTGATCGCCCGCGACCGCGACGGCAAGATCATGGAGGGAGCCGCCCCGACGATCTGGGGCGCCGACGGGTTCGTGGACTACACGAGCCTGGAGCCGGCCGTCGCCGAGGTCGAGGAAGGCACCTACCAGGTCAGCTTCAACACCATCGACAAGGCGGCCGACGGTGAGGAACTGCGCGAGGTCGTCGACCCGGAGGTGAAGGTCACCAAGGACACGTCGGTGACCCTCAGCGCCGCCGACACCGTCCAGGTGCAGATCCGCACCCCCCGCCCCGCCGAACAACGCGGTGTCCTCAGCTACCAGACCTACCGGAAGATCGACGGCAACGGCCTGATCCAGGGCGTCATGTACTTCGACGTCGCCCGGCGGATCTACGTCAGCCCCACCGCGCGCGTCACCGACGGCGACTTCGAGTTCGCCTCGCGCTGGCAGATGGTGGCTCCGCAACTGCGGGCGAAGGTCCCCGGCTCCTCACTCGGTTTCACCCCGTACTACGTGGACGCCTCCCCGGCCTTCGACGACAAGGGCGCGCGGCTGACCGCCGTGGACGCCGGTGCCGGTACCGCCGCCGACCTGCGCGCCGCCCATGTGCGCGGCAAACTGGCCGTCGTCCGCTGGGACTTCTCCGACGACCGGGCACTCGCCCGGGCGGCCGCGGACGCCGGGGCCAAGGCCCTGATGCTCGTCATGGAGGACGGCTTCTACCCCTGGACGCGGTGGAGCCCGACCGGCGACCGGATGGCGCTGCCGACCATGCGTGCCGGCGCGGCCGAGGGCACCGCGCTGCTGAAGCGGGCCAAGTCGCGCTCCACCACGGTGGAGTTCACCGGCACGGTCCACAGCCCGTACCTCTACGACGTGATGCAGGTGTCCAAGGGCTCCGTGCCCAAGTCGCTGGTGCACACCGTCTCCGAGCGCGAGAGCGCCGTGGTCCGCAGCACCTACACGCGCACGGGGGCCACCTCCTGGGCGGGCGAACAGCGCTTCGGCTGGCGGCCCTACCAGGACACCGCCTGGAACCAGTACACCCGCTACGTCCCCACCGGTGGGGAGCGCGTCGAGTACGTGACCGGCGGCGACACCCAGTGGCGCCAGACGGTCCGGCACAACGTCGTCGGCGACCCCGACATGCCGCTCCTGGCCGGCATGAGCGACCTGCCGCGCACCTACCGGCCCGGCGAGCACGTCACGGAGCGGTGGTTCGGAGCGGTGGTCCGTCCCGCCATCCCGCGGGGCGCGGCCTGGCAGTCGGTGCGTAACGGCGACACCCTGTCCGTGTACGTCCCGGAGTTCTCCGACTCGGGCACCGGCCACTGGGCGTTCGGCGAGATCCCCAGCGGCGGTGTCGGCAGCGGCATACGCGCCGGTTCACCGTCCGCCGCGGCGGACGACCTGCCCGACACGGCCACGGCGGAGCTGTACCGGAACGGGAAGCGGATCGCCGCGTCCGACAACGGCGCGTGGGGCGACATCGAGGTGCCCGCCGGCGACGCCGCGTACCGGCTGGACCTGGCCACCGCCCGCGTCTCGGACGACTGGGACTTCGCCACCGGCACGCGCACCTCGTGGGCGTTCCGCTCGGGCACCGCGGCCACGACGGCCATGCTGCCGCTGCTCCAGGTGGACTACTCCGTCCCCGTGGACGCGCGGAACGCGGTGGGCCGGGGACGCACGCACCGCCTGGGGCTGACCGTCCGGATGCAGGACGGCATGAAGGCACCGAGCGGGGTGACGCTGAAGGCCGAGACGTCGTACGACGGCGGACGGACCTGGACCACGGCGTCCACCACCCGCGAGGGCGGCGGCTTCAGCGCCACCGTGACGCGCCCGGCCCGCGTGCACGGCGACGCGTACGTGACGCTGCGGGTCACCGCGCGGGACGCGGCGGGCGACACCGTCCGGCAGACGGTGGACCGTGCCTACCTGCACCCCGGCGACCGGTGA
- a CDS encoding alpha/beta hydrolase — protein sequence MRFISRTSSDGVIEQLFTLDGIPGVLWTPEGATGTRPLVLLGHGGGQHKKAPDILALARRVVAECGFSAVAVDVPGHGDRPVDEEFDRIVTENRARVAAGAQLAPLIADFQALVARRTVPEWRAVLDAVQRTEHVGPGPVGYWGVSLGCGLGVPFVAAEPRVRAAVLGLGGASASASAAARVTVPVEFLLQWDDERVPRAQGLALFDALGSSEKTLHANTGGHGEVPAFELDSALRFFGRHLA from the coding sequence ATGCGGTTCATCTCCCGGACGTCGTCCGACGGCGTCATCGAGCAGCTCTTCACCCTTGACGGCATTCCCGGTGTGCTCTGGACGCCGGAAGGAGCCACCGGTACGCGACCGCTCGTCCTGTTGGGACACGGCGGCGGGCAGCACAAGAAGGCTCCCGACATCCTGGCCCTCGCGCGCCGCGTGGTGGCCGAGTGCGGATTCTCAGCCGTGGCGGTCGACGTGCCCGGCCACGGCGACCGGCCGGTGGACGAGGAGTTCGACCGGATCGTCACCGAGAACCGGGCCCGTGTGGCCGCCGGAGCGCAACTGGCCCCGCTGATCGCGGACTTCCAGGCGCTCGTGGCCCGCCGGACCGTCCCGGAATGGCGGGCGGTGCTGGACGCGGTCCAGCGGACGGAGCACGTCGGCCCGGGTCCGGTGGGCTACTGGGGCGTCTCCCTCGGATGCGGACTCGGCGTCCCGTTCGTCGCCGCCGAACCCCGAGTCCGTGCCGCCGTACTGGGGTTGGGCGGGGCGTCCGCGTCCGCGTCCGCCGCCGCGCGGGTGACCGTACCGGTGGAGTTCCTGCTGCAGTGGGACGACGAGCGGGTGCCACGGGCCCAAGGCCTGGCGCTGTTCGACGCGTTGGGATCGTCGGAGAAGACGCTCCACGCCAACACCGGCGGACACGGAGAGGTCCCGGCCTTCGAACTGGACAGCGCACTGCGGTTCTTCGGGCGGCATCTCGCCTGA
- a CDS encoding lamin tail domain-containing protein, with translation MIRNACPCMAHIGGVWGHGVGVGGQGPAVLLALAVLPCAVRWFRVVGGGGARTMLGDFMSASVSVRRVAAAALTVVAVAGVSAVPASAADHGPRPRAAVQISNVHYDSPGRHHRSNLNNEWVDVTNTTRRPVDLDRWTLSDRDGRTYTFHHYRLAGRATVRVHTGIGRDTFRDLFQDRRSSVWDRRGDTATLRNDHRRLVDTLSWGGHHGGHH, from the coding sequence ATGATCCGTAACGCGTGTCCGTGTATGGCGCACATCGGTGGGGTGTGGGGGCATGGTGTGGGTGTCGGCGGGCAAGGGCCGGCCGTATTACTCGCACTCGCAGTCCTGCCTTGTGCGGTCCGGTGGTTCCGGGTCGTGGGGGGTGGGGGTGCCCGCACCATGTTGGGGGACTTCATGTCCGCATCTGTGTCTGTCCGTCGTGTTGCTGCTGCCGCGTTGACGGTGGTGGCGGTGGCCGGGGTGTCGGCGGTGCCGGCTTCGGCGGCCGATCATGGTCCGCGTCCGCGGGCCGCGGTGCAGATCAGTAATGTGCATTACGACTCTCCGGGTCGTCACCACCGTTCGAATCTGAACAACGAGTGGGTGGATGTCACGAACACGACGCGTCGGCCGGTGGATCTGGACCGGTGGACGTTGTCGGACCGGGACGGGCGGACGTACACGTTCCATCACTACCGTCTGGCGGGTCGGGCGACGGTGCGGGTGCACACGGGGATCGGTCGTGACACCTTCCGTGATCTGTTCCAGGACCGTCGTTCGTCGGTGTGGGACCGGCGTGGGGACACCGCGACCCTGCGCAACGACCACCGTCGCCTCGTCGACACCCTCAGCTGGGGCGGCCACCACGGCGGCCACCACTGA
- a CDS encoding plasmid stabilization protein, producing the protein MPAGSSPKRERQYEHIKEGAEKRGVPTGRAKEIAARTVNKERARAGEAKTAGRVSLRDKKSAPQRGGERSHSGAQGPTRDQLYEEARRKGVEGRSTMNKQQLRDALGR; encoded by the coding sequence ATGCCGGCAGGTTCCAGCCCCAAGCGGGAGCGTCAGTACGAGCACATCAAGGAGGGCGCCGAGAAGCGCGGTGTCCCCACCGGCCGGGCGAAGGAGATCGCCGCGCGGACCGTGAACAAGGAGCGGGCCAGGGCCGGCGAGGCGAAGACGGCCGGGCGGGTCTCCCTGCGCGACAAGAAGTCCGCGCCCCAGCGCGGCGGCGAGCGTTCCCACAGCGGTGCCCAGGGGCCCACGAGGGATCAGCTCTACGAAGAGGCCAGGAGGAAGGGCGTCGAGGGACGCTCCACCATGAACAAGCAGCAGCTGCGCGACGCGCTGGGCCGCTGA